The Periophthalmus magnuspinnatus isolate fPerMag1 chromosome 17, fPerMag1.2.pri, whole genome shotgun sequence sequence TCATTCCCATAATGCAATGCACCAGAGAATTGAAAAACTGGCGAGGGTGAAGAAGCTGACCAAGCAGGGCAATTTTTGAGCATGCAATTGTAGGAATGACTGCAATAGAAagagaaatttaaaaaattaagaaaacctAGAAATGCACAGTAAAGTAGGTGTGCAACATCAAATCAAGAATCAAGACTAACTGAGTAAAACTGACTTGAAATTATTGAAACTTGAAATCTCTACTTGTTGTCTGTATAATAAACTGACTGTAACACCCAACCATATGCATGGAAAAACGTTTTAAAACAGAGCCATAATTAAAGGTACAcgatgtaactttctggaggtggcacgtccccttcatgattccatggaaatggaaCGGTAAACTCATAccgaacattcttcatggagacagataccgctaggttttataccatactgaGAAAGATCAtagccaaaggaataacatgTCCATAGAAACCAAGAGGGGGAGGTAATCTCCCagcccaaataagagtcaggtttgttgAGATGCAAGCCCAATCAGAGTAAgcatacatgtttttctatgtttttcagacCAATAAACCCAAGCAAAATgataaacatgcttttatttctgtCAATTTTTGGCTAAGACTTTTAAATAAGTCATAAACAGTTGGCATTATTTTATCTTAAGTTTGTTCTAATCATGAATGcacagtaatattattttttttaacaggtcGACAACTGAATCATTATTGACAgtgtaaagtaaaaattaaCTCATTAGTGTACTACTTCCATGCACTTACCTGTGTAATACTCCAGGTTGAGAAATCCAATCACAATAACAACGCCACACAGAAGGATCAGGGAGAATATGGCACCAATACTTAACAGGAGGGACAGGCATtctataaagaaaaagaaaataactttAATTTAAACTTGGGTGGAAGTCTTTGGGAATAACATGATTAAATTGGGAATCATTGGAATCTTACCCGATATCCATTGCACTGGGTGAAAAATACTGAAACGACTGAAAATTACAAAGACTGCTGTGGTAGGGGGCAACAAGAGCACTGCCCAAGCAATACTGGCTGCAGCTCTCCAGCAAATCACCTGAATAATGAAAGCGCGACTTATGGATTATCTGCATATATGACCAGTGAATATTTTGTCAAATTGCACAAGTACATCATTTACAACTAAACACTGAGCATGTTTTCCCGACAGTGACAATGCGTAAGGCTGCAAAGATTTATTCATCCATATAGAAACTTTGTACTGAGTAACTCattattaaatgtttgtttcCATGTCATGAACATTTGATTTGGCACTGTCACTGTCCAAAGCACCTTTTTAGTGACTAATTTAGTCTCGAGTCTGTAGCATTAGCCAATCTATTTGTTGTTACATACTTAAATTGGCTTATATTTGCTTCACACCCAGTGAAATAACAATTTCTTCCACGACAATGTTACTTGTACGCTTTACTTTGTTTAAAATTTGAGTTAGCATGACAGCtaagtaatgctaacaacatcATACAGCATTCACCTCTGCTCGCTTTACAAGTGAAAACAACACTTACCTTACGGATAAACCAACAGCTTTGCTGAACTGAAaacatgttgattttttttcatagagAACCACAGCGCACAGTAATCTCTATGAATCTCCTCCTGTCAAACTCTTTTCCTCTCCGTTTCCCACATCGCGCCACATGCATTCAAGGACCCCCGCAGGAACCGCGGCATAGGTGTCCAACTAAATGCCTGCTGCCGGCATTTATGACAGGCGACCAAAAACTACGTCTGCAAATTAAAATACACTTTGACAATATATGCTACAGCTTCTTATTTTGCTAATCAAGGTAGGTTAATTCAATTAGCTTCTAGTAAAACAGTGACAAAGCGCTTagtcaaatatacaaaaagaaaGCCCTGGATATACAGGctattagacaaaaaaaaaaaaaaaaaaaaaactttgtcaaattttttaattacatttgaaGTACCATCACATGCCATAAAATAGGCCTTTCTTTCAAAATCTTCCCTCTCATCTATTTACATACATGGGTATGAAGCATCAGCAATGCCAGTCTTAATAACAATGCCATGATCAGTTATGAATTCCTTTGTCATGGTGGTAACCATTTCCATAACTTTGGAAACTGTGTTTATCCAGAACAGTCTTCTTGTCATTTTCCCGAGTGAATGGCTTGGTTTCAAAGGCATTGGCGGGTAGTTTCTGAGATAATCCGATGGACATTTCAGTCTGAACATGTCTGTGAGTGAACTGTTTCTGTCCAGCTTTATGGTTGATCGCTGGCAGTGCAAGCTGTTCCCTCTGGACCTTCTTGTCCTCCCAGAGCTTCAGCAGCCGCCGTTGGTTGTTGGTCATGTCCTTGAGGTTCTGCTGGAGGCTCTGAACCTGGTCCTCCAGCAGTGTTTTGGACGTGACTGTGTTGGCCAGTTCTGACGTCAGATCATCGATGGTCAGACTGAGTTTACCTGTTTTTTCCACCAGAGACACACACTCTCGCTCCTTCTCATGCAGGTCAGTGATGATATCCTTGGTGGTCTTGCCGTTGAACTTGGGACTGGCCTCTAGTCCGATCTCAGTCCGGAGGGTCTTCACTTGTTTCCTCAGATCTTTGTTGTCCATGGTCAAGGTCTTCAGTTTCTGCTTCAGTGCCTCTGTGGAGCGCATCCTGGATTCATACTGCCTCAGCTTCTCCCTCAAAACACTCTCTCGGTGCAAAGCGTCATCTCTTTCCTTCCTGCACTTTTCTAAAAGTTTAAGTGTCTCAAACTTGGAAACTTTTGCATCCTTTCCATTCGATGAGGCCATCCTTCAACAGACTGTCCACACAACAATGAATAATCTATGAACAAAGAACCATTGTCTAGAAATACAAAATCTCAAAGTGTTAAATTATCCAAAAATCCATTGTTTTGATAAATCCTTTTCTGTGCGCAGGCGGCGTGTTGCATGGCTAGGGCTACTGTGCAGGTGACATTCTTGGTATAGGGATATCGCTCTGTGACAGGCTGCTCCAGTGTAACTCAAAGCTGGGGCTAGAATGACCATTAATTAGGGCGCCACCATCCTTTTGACACAGTTTCAAGTGACAcaatttttctattttgttaATTAATGTAAAAACTGGACTCGGTGGAAATAACTAAGAGGTCAAGAGCTGTAGCAGTGGTAATGGTACAAAGCCAAATTTAGCATTGGAACAAGGTGTAATTTTCCACTGTCAATGACCCGTGCATTAAAGCATGACATAGTGGAGCTGATTAGtgccttcttcttctttttataaAGTACAACCTATTACTTTCAATCTCAcgctaaatatttaaaaagtcaaactGTTGAAATCTATAGACAGGCCATGAATCTGATCTGGCCATGATCATGAACCTGCATGAGTGGGATCCAGGGTCACACAAGGTGCAAGCCATGTCtattaaagacgcactatgtaacttttttagtggaGGGCctgccccctgcttgtctcGTTGACGTGTTATTTTTTTGCCCGAAATGTTCTACAGCATGTCATTATCCAtctatatattttgcatttctttaattacaggtgtattTATTCTAAGAGGTACCATTATTAACATGCATTCAGATTGTGAGcaggattgcctctccacagatctgacctataacttggcctgatggcatcacctgtttgtttttaatgttatattgtgacacatttcaggcaaaaaataacatctcctttGAGACAAAAAGGTCgacaataaaagttacatagccaTGATCTCATCTGAGACTAAAATGTACTGGAAAtgcttaaaatgttaaaatgctttGCTAATTAGTTAACTtgtaattatataaaaataaatagacttGTAATTCCCAATAAGAGCCTTTATTTTATCGTGAAACATATTCCCATTATATGCATATGTTAATTACAAATCGTAACTATAAAGATAGTtatacaagtttaaaatgttactttacAAGACATATAGACTGCATCTTTGGTGTTTAGGCACTcaggaaaagaacaacaaaactaTACGAAATAAACCTTAACCACATAAAGAATTCATTTTAGGAATTTGTACAAACCATTTGATTAAAGTTATATACAAAAACATCTATACAGCTAGTAATCAAAGTTGTTTACTAAATAAAGTATTAAGTGGAAAACTACCAAACTGCTAAAAAGAGATCCCATGTACTGTGTAACACTATACCCCATTTATCTCCGAGGAAGTTTAGAACCCATCCCATTAGAAATAACATACTCGGTACCAGTGTTTCATTTCCAAAAGGTCATGTAGCTTGGACAAGGCTCCACGCTGAATCTTGAGGGCCCAAAGTAGAATGTTCAAGTGTATGTGAAATCCAAACGACCCATGACTTCACAAACGCAGCAACCCGAGTCCCGCTAATAAGGCAACAGGAGAAGCTGCGATTTGAAAAAAAGGACAACAAAAAGAATAACACTTAGAAGAAGAAATCATGTTGTTAGGAAGTGTAGTGTCAGGTTGCCTTCCTCACTAAATCAGCACTCGTACCATGCAATCGAACTAGGTCAATAACTGAAGTAGCTTTTTAATTAAGCACTATGGGTAAAAATGGCAGTGGGAAAGTACATAGTGAACAATGGGACATGAACATATCAGGTCACAGGTGTTGTTGTGTATCAAAGGTGGAAGTGGTGAACTGCGAACAAGCAACTGATTAAAGGCACAATATGCAGcatttattttcccaaaagTGTGAATTCatttgtaaaacaataaaatcagcttcaaacatgtttaacatttttaaagagaaaaGTACATTTCATCTTTTTCAAAACTGAAATCAGGTTGTGTGTGAACAGTATGTACAAAAGAATAGGCACAGTTGACATTGTTTACCTTAGACATGGTTTGAAGTTATTTTAACTCCTACAGTAGGACCAGAGAATTTTTGAGGAAGTTCTTCTGGTTTGCTGAAGAAGTACATCTGAAACAACATGGGGGGAAACATGTAATATAGGAGATATATAAGGTAATGAATTGTTGTATtatcacattaaaacaacaccactcACCAGTGTTACCTATAAAGGACAATATAAAGCTGCAAGTGGACAAGAATTGTTAAAGAATTGGAATTCTGGTATTGGCTCTACAAAAATGTGATATGGTATTTTTGGCATAACACCACCCCTAATATGAATATTACTTAATAGCACAAGTGATGATGCAAAGAGTCTTAGTACATTTTATGATAACAAAGTATACTTAAACCTCTGTTAGCAGACCATAATTAATCAAGACCACAAAAGCGGTTCCTTTGACAGGAGGCAATTGTGCAGCAAATGAAGAGTCCTTAAAGAATACTCAGCAAATATGGACAAGCCATTTGTCTTGGTAAGCCTTTAGACACTGGCTTACTTTGTAGACTAATTACATGAATGCTAGCAGACATACAATACCACCCAACGAAGACAAGGCTGACAAATTAACAAGTTCGCTAACAGCTCATTCTCACACCACTCACAAAATGTGGTCAAAGTTTCCGATGAATACAGCTAAGGGCAGAAGCGGAGAGAACTTGACACTGGGAAGAGTACAGTAATTTCTCGGAAGGGCAAAGACAGtgcaataatacaatataatatacaataGCAAAAAGGATACAGTAACAGAATTAGTATTGGTGGTAGTACTGGGTAGCATAAGTAGTATTAgtcagtagttatagtagtgaTGAAGTGAGTTATTGACAATATGTAAATTTTGGGCCGATACAATACAGATATTATTATACAAGCTTGGGCCGACAGCCAATATCAGGTTGATCTTTTTCTATACATTATTTGGTTATTTATACCACCGTTTGTTAGAGAACCAAGAAATACAGATTTGTAGACAACTTGTATGTCTTTGTTTGCTACAATAGTttcattttatcatttaaaacatgtatttttgcaaTAATTGATATCGTAAAAGGTAATATTTTACAGTGCTTTTACTGATACTATTTTCTGGCTACCCTTTCCAGCTACCAATGGGAATCTCTTTTGAACCAATTCATGATGCTATATTACAAACCTAATAGCATGCCATCAATGACAAATGCATATTTGCACCACCCTTGAACAGTCAACTGAGAACATTCAGGACCAATTAGACACCCATGTTTATTGTTATCGGCGCAGGGACGGACAAGCAGCTTTGATTAGCTTGGACAGAAGTGCCGAGTCGCCAAATCATGCTGTGAATGCTGTATCTCATTTCCACCAGAGATTTTTTTCCATTGCTCTTTAGTGGTTCTAAACCGAGGATTATGTCAAAGCTAAGGCACGCATTGAGTCAGGGATTGTTGGGGGTTTACCTTACAGCCCACAGCGAGCAGGACATTGAAAGTGACAATGGTGGAAAGGATGGCGATGTAAACTTTAGGGTGGTCATCCCGAACAGCGGGCCAAAATGTTATCATCAGAACAGAGCCAGAGAGGCACAGGGCAATCATTATCGACAACCACTGCAGCCACATGAATGGGACAATCCAAATGATCTGGGAAAACATGGGAAAAGATGTGAAGTTAACCAATAACAATTGTAACGTTTACAAATATAGTACTTTGAGCTATCAGCTACACAATGTTACATCTTCAAACAATGTCTGTAATAAACTTGTGTGCGTTTGGAAAATACAGGCCTTTGCTATTAATGTTTGACCAGGaactaaaatgaaaatgcaTTGACTTTTTAATATTGCTTGTTATTATAAACCTGCTTCAGTTCAACTGAATGACTCGAACATAACAAGAGTATACAGGTGTAAATTAGCATTCATGCTATAATCTGACACCAGCGTCTTTTCTAGGACACTTTTATTGGTGAATGTATTGCTGTACACTGTCCTCCTAAATGTAAAAGAATACCATACCAAGAACTAGGGTTCAATGTACAATAGTACAATAGTCCTTCCTACATACACCACATACACCTTAGATGTATATTTAGCATTTGTATTTGAACATGTATATCTTACCACAGCTGGTATGTAAACTGCTAGTGAATATCCGTACACACAGACAATCTCCATAAAGGAATATGACACCAAGTTCGTGACCTTGTTGCTTCTCCACAGCAGGACACCCCACAGCGCCAGAGGAACCAGCCATGCATAACTGAAGATGGCCGTGGCAGCTATAGTCACTGGAAAACAAAGAGAAGTACACTCTGTGAACTTGACTGTTACCAAAATATTCACTATGAAACTAGATGCTATGTTCTATACagcaaataattatatataggCATTTAGAGATATCAAGATTATTCAAGATCATTCAGTCTATAATAGTCAcgattcaggtcacaatataatgTGTCAAGTCAAATCTAGTCCAATAATCAGATTTatggaataataaataattgcaTCTTCAGACTTTAAATTTAGGGAAGTACATATTAAGGACAAGACTGGAATATCTTAAACTTAGTTCTCACTGACAAAAGTCCACtcttttttaaaagtatttatcagAAATCGTATATAATTTGGTTTAATGAATACCAATCAAATACAGAAATGACATTGTACAGAGTATTTACCAAAAAGTGCATACTCACCTTTCCGGAACTCTGGGGTGTACTTGTAGTTGGGATTGCCTAAATTCACCAGAAAGGTTGAAATATTTCCACTAATTGCAATGGCAAAGACAAGAGTGGTACAGATCCAAAAGGGCcctaaagaaaaataataataataataataatattttccgTTTTAAATGCATCAAATTACAACctttatttttataaagcacttttcatacaagaaaatgtaacacaaagtgctttacagtgcattaaaatcagtcccacccacaaaacccacccaaccaccccacagcccaacagcccaaccccaacacatcaataaacacaaccagacaaccccccaccccaacacatgttaaaatacctttggtttcattaaattatgtttaaatgccataggctggataaagataaaccagatgagagagcgccaccagaggaactatctgcaccaggagcagggtcacccgcagccacaggacaccagcccaaggcccagagaagagatgaggtcaagaccaaacctccagggcccatgagccagggcccaggagccacagccaaccacagctcccagtgcagagggctcctcagaggaaacacctgcaaatctaaaattattaaaaataataaaataagtcaaagctaaacaagtaaataaaacataagtaaaacatggatatcaacataaacacactagccagcctaaataagcctaaataaataaaactaaagtgataaatactagtcaaaagctatgctaaaaagatgggtcttgagcctgcttttaaaaacctgaatgttctctgtggccctgaggtcctccggcagactgttccatagacgggggccataaaactggaaagaggcctctccatgagtgtgtgtcctgactttggggatgactaggagcctgctgccggaggagcgcaggggccgcgagggttcataggataaaagcagtacAGATAAAATTACTTCCCTTCCCTGTCTAatttaacacataacacataaacTAACCATAGAGATCGGGATTTCTCCGAAGGTAGGTGTGGATAAAGTTTTTTCTAGGCCATGGCAGCACAGAACCCAGTATTCTTTCTTTAACCTGAAAATGTGCATAATATATTGAATAAGAtacattaaaaactgaaaaagtctTAGAGAAAAAGTTCTATGAAAACTTTACATGGTATGTGTCAATGTCAAAGAATTGCTGGTAGTACTCAAATGTCCAGAAAGCAGCATTTTTCTTTTGTCCAGAGAGAAGCTACAAAGGTGCAAAAGAGCTCAATGATTAAATATTGTATGTTTAcctttgtatattttaataaagtAATTAACCTGCTTACAACCTTTGTCTGGTCATCACTGGACACTGGGTCTTCCTCATATGCACCAACACTGGGGTCAGCAGTCTTTTTCTGCGAGTTAAATTTAACTTCGTCTTCATCCTCAATGCTGATCGTGACTGCATCTCTACTAGGCCCCAAGAGATTTCCGGAGTCATCAAAATCTATCAttgggaaaaaaacataaaaacataaaatacgttatgtatattttctttgaataataaaaaaatatatattaaaaaaataaactcacccTGGAATTCAAAGGGATCTTTCATGGACgccattttaatgtattttattcaagGTTGGCAAACTTTATGCACAAACTACAAGCATTGATTGAAAGGCTGTTgtcgttaaaaaaaaacaaaagaaacaaaaaacaactacctggttgtatttataataaaaatgctgtCTTCTTAATTATTTATACCATTTCCATTTACCAAAATACTAAAAAGGTGAACTCATAGCCTGTATATATATGGGTGAAATTACAAATTAATACGATAACTTGTTAGTTGCTGTTAGCACTAGCTTCTAACTTCTTTACTTAACTAATTCTTCTCAATCACAACAAATCGGCGTTTCAAATGGactaatttgaaaaacaagtcGTTAAAATGGCAAATATAGCTAGAAAACAAATAGCTTTAGACAGATGTTTTCCCAAAACCgtaaaaaaacattgcatttcCAACTTTGCCAGCGTTGACGGGGGAAGCGGAAATTCGAAACATGTAAACATAACGTTTTCCGGTTACTTTCACAATAaggcttataaaatatatagataCAATTGTATTGTTATATAGGCTTCATTCATACACTGTATGCAGCTAACactataaaacataattaaatgtttgaatttttttaattaaatagatAGTTGAGTttataaaaatctgtttttaagatctaatgttttattttgacatctGAAAGCATTTGCTCCGAACTGTGATGCTAACAGAGTAGGCTAAGCAAAAGAACTCGAAATACCTCATAGAGATCATcaaaataatgtataatgtagAATATATGTGCGTGTCAGTTCGATTTTAACTGAAATCATCACACTCCAGATGACATTTCCTTGCACATCTGATTGGAAGTTTGGCTGTCATTTGTtgtcatttgttactttgtcTTATGAAAAATCTTGCGACCCTGACATGGACAGCAGCAGTACCATTTATGTCCGTGAAAAAGGCAGCCTTCGTCGTGTTGGTGACATAGTGCTAGGTCAGCCCAAACCTGTGTCATCATGTAGAAGGACGAACCCATTTGTGTTGAGAAAAGAGCATTTTATATTCACCTACAATGAGGAAGGGAGCCTGAGATACACATCCAAATCTCTCTTTGACATAGCCTTATTGTTTGTTGCTGATAATATCCAGCATGTTGACTCTCTCGTGGACTTCCCTGAGCAAATAGGAGACAGGCTTTTTGTAGCAGTGGAGGAAAACCGTATATTTTCTAATCCAGATGTGTCCCCCAAAGCAATGAAGTTATTCAGTGATGCTTATGGAGATTTGGTGCTTAGATCTTTGTGTTTACGGAATAGGTAAGAAGTAATAATCATTTTGCATTGTCACATGTGCTTGGTAacattgcattttatttataacaattTATATATCAACAGGTTTCCTCTCTTTCatgagaaaataaatgaaatcaaaacatTCCATGGATTGAGAACACTGGATCTTTTTGGATGTAGACTTGGAGATGCCCACGAGATATTTCAGCACCTGACATCCAGCCTGATGACAAGGTAAAGCATGACTTGAGGGAGAATGTGGTACAAATCATATAGGTGGTTGCTACTTTATTGCCGTAAGTTTGGTTTCAACCAGTCCCTCGTTCtgtgcttgggcaagacacttcactcactttGCATAAGAATGAATTGGTAGTTATTGGGGAGGCCGTTGTCAGAGATATGCaacctaaaacacacacaataggTAGCAATGCTCCAGCTAgcgtagtcctgaccaagcctagctcaagatctggagatgggtccccactTCTCCTAACATGTTGCTCAAGCGGCATTGAAGGATAGGTCAAATCTAGAGGACTACTATATTGGCAGCCACACATTTGGCCCCAAAGCAAAAATCCTCCCAAGATGTTTCATAATACTTCATCATATTAAATGCAGTGATAGTTGATTTCAAGATGTTTCTTTTGGCTTAAATtcataacaaaataatacatgttttgttCATAAATGTTAACGCTCAATGTGTTCACAATAAGGCTGGGCAGTTACATAATCAAAAGATTGAGAGATTGTGAATCAGTCATGTCTAATCGTCAATGATATAGTTGGCGTTTTTGAGTAGAAGTCCACAGCCAGTCCTgttagtaaaagcatgtggtttagagcagagttcagactttggaggaagacatTTTGGAggctttgtttttgaaaagactgAACACAATTGggatcaatatgaggaaaaataaATTTTTATCGTTTCAGCCTAGTTCACACAGAAAGAaattcaaaaacatgtttatcagt is a genomic window containing:
- the zgc:113691 gene encoding uncharacterized protein zgc:113691, which encodes MASSNGKDAKVSKFETLKLLEKCRKERDDALHRESVLREKLRQYESRMRSTEALKQKLKTLTMDNKDLRKQVKTLRTEIGLEASPKFNGKTTKDIITDLHEKERECVSLVEKTGKLSLTIDDLTSELANTVTSKTLLEDQVQSLQQNLKDMTNNQRRLLKLWEDKKVQREQLALPAINHKAGQKQFTHRHVQTEMSIGLSQKLPANAFETKPFTRENDKKTVLDKHSFQSYGNGYHHDKGIHN
- the yipf1 gene encoding protein YIPF1, whose amino-acid sequence is MASMKDPFEFQDFDDSGNLLGPSRDAVTISIEDEDEVKFNSQKKTADPSVGAYEEDPVSSDDQTKLLSGQKKNAAFWTFEYYQQFFDIDTYHVKERILGSVLPWPRKNFIHTYLRRNPDLYGPFWICTTLVFAIAISGNISTFLVNLGNPNYKYTPEFRKVTIAATAIFSYAWLVPLALWGVLLWRSNKVTNLVSYSFMEIVCVYGYSLAVYIPAVIIWIVPFMWLQWLSIMIALCLSGSVLMITFWPAVRDDHPKVYIAILSTIVTFNVLLAVGCKMYFFSKPEELPQKFSGPTVGVKITSNHV